A single window of Salvia splendens isolate huo1 chromosome 8, SspV2, whole genome shotgun sequence DNA harbors:
- the LOC121743768 gene encoding uncharacterized protein LOC121743768, whose protein sequence is MLPSHLPSAADPPRLSQDICSTPFVSAPSSPAHSAHYYSAPPTPMHFDHPVFLTTDSASFEFEFEFSSRFSPTGNLPNASMTSADELFFNGQIRPMKQLHSGGGDLKFSHRKARSMSPAVEYEWRGFSSSSAAGEQAKRINESAETTPSCSASTSRSSSSGRNSKKWMFLKDLLLRSKSEGRGNMKERFWSISFSSPSSSRDAKNETKRGTKAPVSGKPANGVWRRRVPQPSAHELHYTANRAQAEEMKKKTFLPYRQDLLGCLGFSSKSYVAFAGSFTTNRNPISSA, encoded by the coding sequence aTGCTACCCTCTCATCTCCCCTCCGCCGCTGACCCTCCGCGCCTCAGCCAGGACATCTGCTCAACTCCTTTCGTCAGCGCTCCCTCCAGCCCCGCACATTCCGCCCACTACTACAGTGCTCCCCCCACCCCCATGCATTTCGATCACCCTGTGTTTCTCACCACTGATTCCGCTTCATTCGAATTCGAATTCGAATTCTCTTCTAGGTTTTCTCCTACCGGTAATTTGCCCAACGCCTCCATGACGTCGGCCGACGAGCTCTTCTTCAACGGCCAGATCCGGCCGATGAAGCAATTGCACAGCGGAGGCGGAGATCTCAAATTCTCGCACCGGAAAGCTAGATCCATGTCGCCGGCGGTGGAATACGAGTGGAGAggcttcagctcctcctccgccgccggagAACAGGCGAAGAGGATCAACGAGTCGGCAGAGACGACGCCGTCTTGCTCGGCGTCTACGTCGCGGTCGTCGTCGTCGGGGAGGAACTCGAAGAAATGGATGTTTCTCAAGGATCTCCTGCTTCGGAGCAAGAGCGAGGGGAGAGGGAACATGAAGGAGAGATTCTGGTCGATCTCGTTCTCTTCACCGTCATCTTCGCGGGACGCGAAGAATGAGACGAAGAGAGGAACGAAGGCTCCGGTTAGCGGAAAACCTGCGAACGGCGTGTGGCGGAGGCGAGTGCCGCAGCCGTCGGCGCACGAGCTGCATTACACGGCGAATAGAGCGCAGGCGgaggagatgaagaagaagacgtTTCTGCCGTACCGGCAAGATCTGCTTGGGTGCCTAGGGTTCAGTTCCAAGAGCTATGTCGCCTTCGCTGGATCATTTACCACTAATCGGAATCCTATTTCATCCGCCTGA